A stretch of the Filimonas lacunae genome encodes the following:
- the uvrB gene encoding excinuclease ABC subunit UvrB, with amino-acid sequence MPFTLHAPYSPGGDQPSAIAQLTDGLNDGEMYQTLLGVTGSGKTYTIANVIANVQRPTLVLTHNKTLVAQLYGEFKQFFPDNAVGYFVSYYDYYQPEAYMPVSDTYIEKDLSINEELDKLRLQATSELLTGRRDIIVVASVSCIYGMGNPTEFENGIIRIHRGQMLSRQAFLHSLVNSTYTRTQIEFKRGTFRVKGDTVDINLPYNDYGYRITFFGDEIEEIESIDVTTSKRIATVDNAAIFPANLYLAPKDMQQQIMYEIQDEMMAQVEYYKSVGKLLEAQRLKERVEYDLEMIRELGYCNGIENYSRFFDRRNPGTRPFCLLDYFPKDFLCVIDESHQTIPQIAGMYGGDRSRKMVLVDYGFRLPSALDNRPLNFHEFEAMTGQTIYVSATPGDFELEQTGGMVVEQVVRPTGLLDPPIEIRPSVNQIDDLLNEIDKRVKKGDRTLVTTLTKRMAEEMDKYLQRINVKSKYIHSDVDTLERVEILRQLRLGEIDVLVGVNLLREGLDLPEVSLVAILDADKEGFLRNERSLTQTAGRAARNVDGLVIFYADKMTESMQRTIDETNRRREKQIASNILNGVTPTTVKKSIEQIMKQTSVLDIKGYDTKDKYAIQPDEDIVHMAAEEQEVYKTIPQVEKGISKVKKEMEKAARDLDFIEAARLRDEMFRLQKELEAMKK; translated from the coding sequence ATGCCTTTTACACTACACGCACCGTACTCTCCCGGTGGAGATCAGCCTTCTGCTATTGCCCAGTTAACAGATGGATTGAATGATGGAGAAATGTATCAAACTTTACTGGGTGTTACCGGTTCAGGTAAAACATATACCATTGCCAATGTTATTGCCAATGTGCAGCGCCCTACACTGGTGCTTACGCACAACAAAACACTGGTGGCACAGCTGTATGGTGAGTTTAAACAGTTTTTTCCTGATAACGCGGTAGGCTATTTTGTAAGCTATTACGATTATTATCAGCCCGAGGCTTACATGCCTGTGAGCGATACTTACATAGAAAAGGATTTAAGCATTAACGAAGAGCTGGACAAACTGCGTTTGCAGGCAACCAGCGAACTGCTCACCGGCCGCCGCGATATTATTGTGGTAGCCAGCGTAAGCTGTATATACGGTATGGGTAACCCTACCGAATTTGAAAACGGAATCATACGCATTCACCGGGGCCAGATGCTGAGCCGGCAGGCTTTTTTGCATAGCCTGGTAAACAGCACCTATACCCGCACACAGATAGAATTTAAGCGTGGCACCTTTCGCGTAAAAGGCGATACGGTGGATATTAACCTGCCGTACAACGACTACGGTTACCGTATTACTTTCTTTGGTGATGAAATTGAAGAGATAGAAAGTATTGATGTAACTACCAGCAAGCGTATTGCCACTGTTGATAATGCAGCTATCTTCCCGGCCAACCTTTACCTGGCGCCGAAAGACATGCAGCAGCAGATCATGTACGAGATACAGGATGAAATGATGGCGCAGGTAGAGTACTACAAATCTGTAGGTAAACTGCTGGAAGCGCAGCGTTTGAAAGAACGGGTGGAATACGACCTGGAAATGATACGGGAACTGGGTTACTGTAATGGTATTGAAAACTATTCCCGCTTTTTCGACCGCCGTAATCCGGGCACACGTCCTTTCTGTTTGCTGGATTATTTCCCGAAAGACTTTTTATGTGTGATAGATGAAAGTCACCAAACCATTCCGCAGATAGCCGGTATGTATGGTGGTGACCGTAGTCGTAAAATGGTGCTGGTAGATTATGGTTTCCGTTTGCCCAGCGCACTGGATAACCGACCGCTTAACTTTCACGAATTTGAAGCGATGACGGGACAAACCATTTATGTAAGTGCCACTCCGGGCGATTTTGAACTGGAACAAACCGGCGGTATGGTTGTAGAGCAAGTGGTAAGACCTACCGGTTTGTTAGATCCACCCATTGAAATACGTCCCAGTGTTAACCAGATTGATGACCTGTTAAACGAAATTGATAAGCGCGTTAAAAAGGGCGACCGTACCCTGGTTACTACGTTAACCAAGCGTATGGCGGAAGAGATGGATAAATACCTGCAACGCATTAATGTAAAATCGAAATATATACACAGCGATGTGGATACGCTGGAACGGGTAGAAATATTACGCCAGTTGCGTTTGGGCGAGATTGATGTGCTGGTGGGTGTAAACCTGTTAAGGGAAGGTCTTGACCTGCCCGAAGTTTCGCTGGTTGCTATATTGGATGCTGATAAAGAGGGTTTTCTTCGTAACGAGCGTTCTTTAACCCAAACGGCGGGTCGTGCGGCCCGTAACGTGGATGGCCTTGTTATCTTTTATGCCGATAAGATGACAGAGAGCATGCAACGTACCATTGACGAAACCAATCGCCGCCGCGAAAAGCAGATTGCTTCCAATATATTAAACGGTGTAACGCCTACAACGGTGAAGAAGTCGATAGAGCAGATTATGAAGCAGACTTCTGTATTGGATATTAAGGGCTACGATACAAAAGATAAATACGCTATACAGCCGGATGAAGATATTGTACACATGGCAGCGGAAGAGCAGGAGGTGTACAAAACCATTCCGCAAGTGGAAAAGGGCATTTCGAAAGTGAAAAAAGAGATGGAAAAAGCAGCACGCGACCTGGATTTCATAGAAGCTGCCCGCTTGCGAGACGAGATGTTCAGGCTTCAGAAAGAGCTGGAAGCGATGAAAAAATAG
- the rpiA gene encoding ribose-5-phosphate isomerase RpiA, with product MFSHEEIKKRVAEYAADYVEAGMTIGIGTGSTVYWLLQELGKRVQQGLHFKAVPTSRQTQTLATELGISLVDLNNVDQLVLTLDGADEVAPGLQLIKGGGGALLQEKIVAAASRQLIILADESKMVNVLGRFPLPVEVIPFGWKQVQKKIIQQLGCQLVELREKNGETFVSDHGHYILDCHFSQITDTPELNEAIHNIPGVVETGLFPNMADIAVVGYADGRITTTTSTLP from the coding sequence ATGTTTTCCCACGAAGAAATTAAGAAGCGGGTTGCTGAATACGCAGCCGATTACGTAGAAGCGGGCATGACCATAGGCATCGGCACGGGCAGTACAGTGTACTGGTTATTACAGGAATTGGGTAAACGTGTGCAGCAAGGCCTGCATTTTAAAGCCGTACCCACCTCACGACAAACACAAACACTGGCCACTGAACTGGGTATTTCACTGGTAGACCTAAACAACGTAGACCAGTTGGTACTTACCCTGGATGGTGCAGATGAAGTAGCCCCCGGTTTACAATTGATTAAAGGAGGAGGTGGTGCATTATTACAGGAAAAAATTGTAGCCGCTGCTTCGCGCCAACTGATTATACTGGCCGATGAAAGTAAAATGGTGAATGTGCTGGGCAGGTTTCCCTTGCCTGTAGAAGTAATTCCATTTGGATGGAAGCAGGTACAGAAGAAAATAATACAGCAACTTGGCTGTCAGCTGGTGGAGTTAAGGGAGAAGAACGGGGAAACTTTTGTGTCCGATCATGGCCACTATATACTGGATTGCCACTTCTCGCAGATAACAGATACACCTGAGCTCAATGAAGCTATACATAACATACCCGGTGTAGTAGAAACTGGATTGTTTCCGAACATGGCAGATATAGCGGTGGTGGGTTACGCAGATGGGCGCATTACCACCACCACCAGTACTTTACCATAA